The following coding sequences are from one Kosakonia sp. H02 window:
- a CDS encoding MFS transporter → MQATATTFDNEQENPPVNSRNKVVVASLIGTAIEFFDFYIYATAAVIVFPHIFFPQGDPTAATLQSLATFAIAFIARPIGSAVFGHFGDRVGRKVTLVASLLTMGISTVVIGLLPGYETIGVMAPLLLALARFGQGLGLGGEWGGAALLATENAPPRKRALYGSFPQLGAPIGFFFANGTFLLLSWLLTDEQFMEWGWRVPFIFSAVLVLIGLYVRVSLHETPVFAKVAAAKKQVKIPLGTLLTKHVRVTVLGTFIMLATYTLFYIMTVYSMTFSTSPQGLGLPRNEVLWMLMMAVIGFGVMVPVAGLLADAFGRRKSMVVITSLIILFALFVFPPLLGSGNPALVMAYLLIGLSLMGLTFGPMGALLPELFPTEVRYTGASFSYNVSSILGASVAPYIATWLQANYGLMYVGIYLAAMAALTLIALLLTHETKHQSL, encoded by the coding sequence ATGCAAGCTACAGCTACAACTTTCGACAACGAGCAGGAAAACCCACCGGTAAACTCACGCAATAAAGTGGTCGTCGCGTCTCTGATTGGCACCGCCATCGAGTTCTTCGATTTCTATATTTATGCCACCGCAGCGGTCATCGTTTTCCCGCATATCTTCTTCCCCCAGGGCGACCCAACGGCAGCCACGCTGCAATCACTGGCGACCTTCGCCATTGCCTTTATCGCACGTCCCATCGGCTCGGCGGTGTTCGGCCACTTTGGCGACCGCGTTGGCCGGAAAGTCACCCTCGTCGCCTCGCTGCTGACCATGGGCATTTCGACCGTCGTCATCGGCCTGCTGCCCGGTTATGAAACCATTGGCGTCATGGCGCCGCTGCTGCTGGCGCTGGCCCGTTTTGGTCAGGGTCTGGGCTTAGGCGGTGAATGGGGCGGCGCGGCGCTGCTGGCAACGGAGAACGCCCCGCCGCGTAAACGCGCGCTGTACGGATCTTTCCCGCAACTCGGCGCGCCTATCGGCTTTTTCTTTGCTAACGGCACGTTCCTGCTGCTCTCCTGGCTGTTGACCGATGAGCAGTTTATGGAGTGGGGCTGGCGCGTACCGTTTATCTTCTCTGCCGTGCTGGTGCTGATTGGCCTGTACGTCCGCGTTTCGCTGCATGAAACGCCGGTGTTTGCCAAAGTGGCCGCCGCGAAGAAACAGGTGAAAATTCCGCTCGGTACGCTGCTGACCAAACACGTACGCGTGACGGTGCTCGGCACCTTTATCATGCTGGCGACCTACACGCTGTTCTATATCATGACGGTCTATTCCATGACCTTCAGCACCTCGCCGCAGGGTCTTGGGCTGCCGCGCAACGAAGTATTGTGGATGTTGATGATGGCGGTCATTGGCTTCGGTGTGATGGTGCCGGTCGCGGGCCTGCTGGCAGACGCCTTTGGTCGCCGCAAGAGCATGGTTGTCATTACCTCGCTGATTATTCTCTTCGCGCTGTTCGTCTTCCCGCCGCTGCTCGGTTCCGGTAACCCGGCGCTGGTAATGGCGTATCTGTTGATTGGTTTAAGCCTGATGGGGCTGACCTTCGGCCCGATGGGCGCGCTGTTGCCGGAACTGTTCCCGACCGAAGTGCGTTACACCGGCGCCTCTTTCTCTTATAACGTGTCGTCGATTCTTGGCGCGTCTGTGGCACCCTATATCGCCACCTGGCTGCAAGCGAACTATGGCCTGATGTACGTCGGGATTTACCTGGCGGCGATGGCAGCGTTAACGCTGATTGCCCTGCTGCTGACCCACGAAACGAAACACCAGTCCCTGTAA
- a CDS encoding sugar kinase — MSRKIAVIGECMIELSQKGAEVNRGFGGDTLNTSVYIARQVKPSALSVHYVTALGTDNFSQQMLDAWQSENVDTSLTQRMENRLPGLYYIETDSTGERTFYYWRNEAAAKFWLESEQSAMICEQLAGFDYLYLSGISLAILSPGSRAKLLALLKACRANGGKVIFDNNYRPRLWASKEETRDVYQQMLACTDIAFLTLDDEDLLWGEKPVEEVIERTQRAGVKEVVIKRGADSCLVAIAGEAVVEVPAVKLPKEKVIDTTAAGDSFSAGYLAVRLTGGDATEAAKRGHLTASTVIQYRGAIIPREAMPE; from the coding sequence ATGTCCAGGAAAATTGCCGTTATCGGCGAATGCATGATCGAACTGTCGCAAAAAGGCGCTGAAGTTAACCGTGGCTTTGGCGGCGACACGCTGAACACCTCTGTTTATATCGCCCGCCAGGTCAAGCCGTCTGCGCTCTCTGTTCACTATGTGACGGCGCTGGGCACCGACAATTTCAGCCAGCAGATGCTGGACGCCTGGCAGAGTGAAAACGTTGATACCAGCCTGACTCAACGCATGGAAAACCGCCTGCCGGGGCTGTATTACATCGAAACCGACAGCACTGGCGAGCGCACCTTCTATTACTGGCGTAATGAAGCGGCGGCGAAGTTCTGGCTGGAGAGCGAGCAGTCTGCGATGATTTGTGAACAACTGGCGGGCTTTGATTATCTCTACCTGAGCGGTATCAGCCTGGCGATTTTAAGCCCTGGCAGCCGCGCTAAGCTGCTGGCGCTGTTAAAAGCGTGCCGCGCCAACGGCGGCAAAGTGATTTTTGACAACAACTACCGTCCGCGCTTGTGGGCGAGCAAAGAAGAGACCCGCGACGTTTATCAGCAGATGCTGGCCTGCACCGATATCGCTTTCCTGACGCTGGACGATGAAGATCTGCTGTGGGGCGAGAAGCCAGTGGAAGAAGTTATCGAGCGTACCCAACGCGCAGGCGTTAAAGAAGTGGTGATTAAACGCGGCGCAGACTCCTGCCTGGTCGCGATCGCCGGTGAAGCGGTGGTTGAAGTCCCGGCGGTGAAACTGCCGAAAGAGAAAGTGATTGATACTACCGCTGCGGGCGACTCCTTCAGCGCCGGTTACCTTGCCGTGCGCCTGACCGGCGGCGATGCCACCGAAGCCGCCAAACGCGGCCACTTAACTGCCAGCACCGTTATCCAGTATCGCGGCGCGATTATCCCGCGCGAGGCAATGCCGGAGTAA
- a CDS encoding LysR family transcriptional regulator translates to MDKIYAMQLFIRVAELASFSKAAESMGLPKGSVSRQIQALETQLGTQLLHRTTRRVQLTQDGTVYYERAKDLLANMDELDGMFLHDPSSISGRLRVDMPVGVAKNLVIPRLPAFLQQYPGIELELSSSDRLVDIIREGFDCVVRVGTLKDSGLIARQLGKLSVINCASPDYLARFGYPDSLDDLSSHALVHYSVNLGTRPQGFEVWQDNQTRWVKTGGILTVNSTETYHAACLAGLGIIQVPRIGARDALRMGKLVEVLPQYRAEPMPVSLIYPHRRNLSRRVHLFMEWLATVLKDYVDQ, encoded by the coding sequence ATGGATAAAATTTACGCAATGCAACTGTTTATTCGTGTCGCGGAACTGGCGAGTTTTTCCAAAGCGGCAGAGTCAATGGGGTTACCGAAAGGCAGCGTCTCGCGCCAGATCCAGGCGCTGGAGACTCAACTCGGTACGCAACTGTTACACCGCACCACGCGCCGCGTCCAGTTAACCCAGGACGGCACGGTCTATTACGAGCGGGCGAAAGATCTGCTGGCGAACATGGACGAACTCGACGGCATGTTTTTGCACGATCCCTCGAGCATCAGCGGACGCCTGCGCGTCGACATGCCCGTTGGCGTTGCGAAAAACCTCGTTATTCCGCGCCTTCCCGCCTTTTTGCAACAGTACCCCGGTATTGAACTGGAGCTGAGCAGCAGCGATCGGCTGGTGGATATTATTCGTGAAGGCTTCGATTGCGTGGTGCGCGTCGGTACGCTGAAAGATTCCGGCTTAATCGCCCGCCAGCTTGGCAAACTCTCGGTGATTAACTGCGCCAGCCCCGATTATCTGGCGCGTTTTGGCTACCCTGACTCCCTCGACGATCTCTCATCTCATGCGCTGGTGCACTACTCTGTCAATCTTGGCACGCGCCCGCAAGGTTTTGAGGTCTGGCAGGATAACCAGACCCGCTGGGTGAAAACCGGCGGCATCCTGACGGTAAACAGCACCGAAACCTATCACGCCGCCTGCCTTGCCGGGCTGGGCATTATTCAGGTGCCGCGCATTGGCGCGCGTGATGCGCTGCGCATGGGAAAACTGGTGGAGGTGCTGCCGCAATACCGCGCGGAGCCGATGCCGGTGTCGCTGATTTACCCGCATCGGCGCAACCTGTCGCGCCGCGTACATCTGTTTATGGAGTGGCTGGCGACCGTGTTAAAGGATTATGTCGACCAGTAG
- the pdeH gene encoding cyclic-guanylate-specific phosphodiesterase yields the protein MKLQQVNPPLSIPHASMESLQEHRYWLQCERAYTYQPIYKTDGRLMAIELLTVVTHPSEPEKRIAPDRYFSEVAVRQRVDVINEQLTLLAEQKDFFTKNSVLASVNVDGPTLLAMRQNSELMALVDSLAWIRFELVEHIRLPQDSTFASISEIGPLWLDDFGTGMANFSALSEVRYDYIKVARDLFIMLRKTPEGQNLFTLLLQLMNHYCQGVIVEGVETLEEWRDVQNSPAYAAQGYFLSRPVPLSNLAQVTLKL from the coding sequence ATGAAGTTACAGCAGGTCAACCCGCCGCTAAGCATTCCACACGCGAGCATGGAAAGCTTGCAGGAGCATCGTTATTGGCTGCAATGTGAGCGTGCTTATACTTATCAGCCGATCTACAAAACCGATGGCCGTCTGATGGCGATTGAACTGTTAACCGTGGTGACTCACCCTTCTGAACCCGAAAAACGGATTGCCCCGGATCGTTACTTCAGCGAAGTGGCGGTGCGCCAGCGCGTCGACGTGATTAACGAGCAACTCACGCTACTGGCCGAACAGAAAGATTTTTTTACCAAAAATAGTGTGCTGGCTTCGGTGAATGTCGATGGGCCGACGCTGCTTGCAATGCGCCAGAATAGCGAACTGATGGCGCTGGTCGACTCGCTGGCGTGGATCCGCTTTGAACTGGTGGAGCATATCCGTTTACCGCAGGACTCCACCTTTGCCTCCATCAGCGAAATCGGCCCGCTGTGGCTGGATGATTTTGGCACCGGCATGGCGAATTTCTCGGCGCTGAGCGAAGTACGCTATGACTACATCAAAGTGGCGCGCGACCTGTTTATCATGCTGCGCAAGACGCCGGAAGGGCAAAATTTGTTCACGCTGCTGCTGCAATTGATGAATCACTACTGCCAGGGCGTCATTGTCGAAGGGGTCGAAACCCTTGAAGAGTGGCGCGATGTGCAAAACTCACCGGCATACGCGGCGCAGGGCTATTTTCTCTCCCGTCCGGTTCCTTTAAGTAACCTCGCACAAGTCACGCTCAAACTTTAG
- a CDS encoding SDR family oxidoreductase, with translation MTQPIALITGGSRGLGKNAALKLAAKGTGIILTYNNNAQDAENVVREIEQKGGKAAALQLNVGDISQFGDFVSRVLEQLQNVWQRDSFDYLLNNAGVGIHASFAETSEEQFDQMVNIHFKGPFFLTQLLLPLIKEGGRILNVSTGLTRFCQPGRASYAAVKGAMEVLTRYQAKELGERGISVNIIAPGAIATDFSGGVVRDNEQVHQFIASQTALGRVGQPDDIGDAIAALLSDKLAWMTAQRVEVSGGMFL, from the coding sequence ATGACACAACCGATTGCACTGATCACTGGCGGCAGCCGCGGGCTGGGTAAAAATGCGGCCCTGAAACTGGCGGCGAAGGGAACCGGCATTATTCTGACCTATAACAATAACGCGCAGGACGCTGAAAACGTGGTGCGTGAAATTGAGCAAAAAGGCGGGAAAGCGGCGGCATTGCAGCTTAACGTCGGCGATATATCGCAGTTTGGTGATTTCGTGAGTCGCGTGCTTGAACAACTGCAAAACGTCTGGCAGCGCGACTCATTTGATTATTTATTAAACAATGCCGGTGTGGGTATTCACGCCTCTTTCGCCGAGACCAGCGAAGAGCAATTCGACCAGATGGTGAACATCCACTTTAAAGGACCGTTCTTCCTGACGCAGTTGCTGCTGCCGCTGATAAAAGAGGGCGGGCGCATTCTGAATGTCTCGACCGGTTTAACGCGTTTCTGTCAGCCGGGCCGCGCCAGTTATGCCGCAGTAAAAGGGGCGATGGAAGTATTGACCCGCTACCAGGCAAAAGAGTTAGGCGAGCGCGGAATTTCCGTCAACATCATTGCGCCGGGCGCGATTGCCACCGATTTTAGCGGCGGTGTGGTGCGGGATAATGAGCAGGTTCATCAGTTCATTGCATCGCAAACTGCGCTGGGCCGTGTCGGACAGCCGGATGATATTGGTGATGCGATTGCTGCGCTACTCAGCGATAAGCTCGCCTGGATGACGGCGCAACGCGTGGAAGTGTCTGGTGGTATGTTCCTGTAA
- a CDS encoding AsmA family protein, whose protein sequence is MTKTSKALTAVFATLLLIIVVAIVIIATFDWNRLKPTINEKVSTELNRPFAIRGDLGVVWERQKEETGWRSWIPWPHVHADDIILGNPPGIDEITMVHLPRVEATLAPLALFTKTVYLPWIKLQQPDARLIRRSEKLNNWTFTLAGDENKDPNAKPSAWSFRLDNILFDRGRIAIDDAVSRADIEIMVDPLGKPLPFSEVTGKSNDKTKAGDYVFGLKAKGRYNGQPLSGDGKIGGMLALRSESTPFPVQADFRSGNTRVAFVGTVNDPMNMGGVDLQLKFGGDSLGELYDLTGVLLPDTPPFETDGHLVAKINNEKGSVFDYRNFNGHIGESDIHGTLTYSTGKPRPKLEGDVESRQLRLADLGPLIGVDSGKGAEQSKNAEQKKGEKSVQPADKVLPYDRFETDKWDVMDADVRFKGRRIEHGSSLPISDLSTHILLKNADLRLQPLKFGLAGGTISSNIHLEGDKKPMQGRAEIQARKLKLKELMPDVELMQKTLGEMNGDADIRGVGNSVAALLGTSNGNLKLLMNDGLVSRNLMEILGLNVGNFIVGQLFGDDEVRVNCAAANLDLVNGVARPQIFAFDTENALINVTGTASMASEQLDLTIDPESKGVRIVTLRSPLYVRGSFKNPQAGVKAGPLIARGAVAAALATLVTPAAALLALISPSEGEENQCQAILSQMKH, encoded by the coding sequence ATGACAAAAACGAGTAAAGCGCTCACGGCTGTCTTCGCGACGCTGTTGTTAATCATCGTGGTTGCCATCGTCATCATTGCGACATTTGACTGGAACCGCCTGAAACCCACCATTAATGAAAAAGTCTCCACCGAACTGAATCGTCCGTTCGCCATACGCGGCGATTTGGGCGTGGTGTGGGAGCGGCAAAAAGAGGAAACCGGCTGGCGCAGCTGGATCCCGTGGCCGCATGTTCACGCCGACGATATTATTCTTGGCAACCCGCCGGGGATCGATGAGATAACCATGGTGCACCTGCCGCGCGTTGAAGCCACGCTTGCCCCGCTGGCACTGTTCACCAAAACCGTTTACCTGCCGTGGATCAAACTGCAACAGCCGGATGCCAGGCTGATTCGCCGCTCGGAAAAACTCAACAACTGGACCTTTACCCTCGCGGGCGATGAGAACAAAGATCCGAACGCCAAACCTTCCGCCTGGTCATTCCGTCTCGATAACATCCTCTTCGATCGTGGGCGCATTGCCATTGATGATGCGGTCAGCCGCGCCGATATCGAAATCATGGTCGATCCGCTGGGTAAACCGCTGCCCTTTAGCGAAGTGACGGGCAAAAGTAATGACAAAACCAAAGCCGGGGATTACGTCTTCGGCCTGAAGGCAAAAGGGCGCTACAACGGCCAGCCGCTTTCCGGTGACGGGAAAATTGGCGGCATGCTGGCGCTACGCAGTGAAAGCACGCCATTCCCGGTGCAGGCGGATTTCCGCTCCGGCAATACCCGCGTGGCGTTTGTCGGCACGGTCAACGACCCGATGAACATGGGCGGTGTTGATTTACAACTGAAGTTCGGCGGCGATTCGCTGGGCGAGTTGTACGATTTAACCGGCGTGCTGTTGCCCGATACGCCGCCGTTTGAAACCGACGGCCATCTGGTGGCGAAAATCAACAACGAAAAAGGCTCGGTGTTTGATTATCGCAACTTTAACGGCCATATCGGCGAGAGCGATATTCACGGCACGCTGACCTATTCCACCGGCAAACCGCGCCCGAAACTGGAAGGCGATGTCGAATCGCGCCAGCTTCGTCTGGCCGATTTAGGGCCGCTAATTGGCGTCGATTCCGGCAAAGGTGCGGAGCAATCTAAAAATGCGGAACAGAAAAAAGGCGAGAAGTCGGTGCAACCGGCGGACAAAGTGCTGCCGTATGACCGTTTTGAAACCGACAAATGGGACGTGATGGATGCGGATGTGCGCTTTAAAGGCCGCCGGATCGAACACGGATCCTCGCTGCCGATTAGCGATCTCTCTACCCACATCCTGCTGAAAAATGCTGACCTGCGCCTGCAACCGCTGAAATTCGGTCTGGCGGGCGGCACCATCTCATCGAACATTCATCTCGAAGGGGATAAAAAACCGATGCAGGGTCGGGCAGAGATTCAGGCGCGCAAGCTGAAGCTGAAAGAGCTGATGCCCGATGTGGAACTGATGCAGAAAACGCTGGGTGAGATGAACGGTGACGCAGATATTCGCGGCGTCGGTAACTCGGTCGCGGCGCTGCTGGGCACCAGTAACGGTAACCTGAAACTGCTGATGAACGACGGGCTGGTGAGCCGTAACCTGATGGAAATCCTCGGCCTTAACGTCGGGAACTTTATTGTGGGTCAGCTATTTGGCGATGACGAAGTGCGCGTCAACTGCGCCGCCGCCAATCTCGATCTGGTTAACGGTGTCGCCAGGCCGCAAATCTTTGCCTTCGACACGGAAAACGCGCTGATTAACGTCACCGGGACTGCCAGCATGGCATCCGAACAGCTTGATCTGACGATTGACCCGGAAAGTAAAGGCGTGCGCATTGTGACGCTGCGTTCACCGCTGTACGTGCGCGGCAGCTTTAAAAACCCGCAGGCCGGGGTGAAAGCCGGGCCGCTGATTGCCCGTGGCGCGGTGGCCGCCGCACTGGCAACGCTGGTTACGCCCGCGGCGGCACTGCTGGCGCTGATTTCGCCGTCAGAAGGCGAGGAGAACCAGTGCCAGGCAATCCTGTCACAGATGAAACACTAA
- a CDS encoding YdeI family stress tolerance OB fold protein yields the protein MKKIVLTACFAALFSMSALAEEAPGLKADKAPPPPHKMDDGYRGIEDARSMTVKQAKELHDGASISLRGNLVEKQGEDVYLFRDKTDQIQAYIPIAVFDGKSLSPDELVGISGSLDKKQQPARIKVTHFQKQ from the coding sequence ATGAAGAAAATCGTGCTTACCGCCTGCTTTGCAGCACTGTTTTCCATGTCGGCACTGGCAGAAGAGGCTCCCGGCCTGAAAGCAGATAAAGCGCCGCCGCCGCCGCACAAAATGGATGACGGCTACCGTGGCATTGAAGACGCACGCTCAATGACCGTGAAACAGGCGAAAGAGCTGCATGATGGCGCATCGATTTCGCTGCGCGGTAACCTGGTTGAGAAGCAAGGTGAAGATGTCTATCTTTTCCGCGATAAAACCGACCAGATTCAGGCCTATATCCCGATAGCGGTGTTTGATGGCAAATCCTTGTCACCGGATGAGCTGGTTGGGATCAGCGGTTCGCTGGATAAAAAACAGCAGCCTGCGCGCATCAAAGTCACGCATTTTCAGAAGCAGTAA
- the yhjD gene encoding inner membrane protein YhjD, protein MTPENFEKRPTQDLDYEPVRKMAQAEPPEKEKTEKEKDDAHGMVSSTIATVTDTAQKIQRRPMVAHLIRATERFNDRMGNQFGAAITYFSFLSMIPIMMVSFAAAGFILASHPTLLQDIFNKILTSVSDPTMASTLKNTLNIAVQQRTTVGIVGLAVALYSGVNWMGNLREAIRAQSRDVWERNSQDEEKIWVKYFRDFISLIGLLVALIITLSITSVAGAAQELIISTLHLNYIEWLKPAWGGIGLLISICANYLLFFWIFWRLPRHRPRKRALIRGTFIAAIGFEVIKIVMTWTLPSLVKSPSGAAFGSVLGLMAFFYFFARLTLFCAAWIATAQYKDDPLMPGKRYR, encoded by the coding sequence ATGACGCCGGAAAATTTCGAAAAACGCCCGACGCAAGACCTTGATTACGAACCTGTCAGGAAGATGGCTCAGGCTGAGCCACCTGAAAAAGAGAAAACTGAAAAAGAGAAAGATGACGCGCACGGAATGGTCAGCAGCACGATTGCGACCGTCACCGATACGGCGCAAAAGATCCAGCGCCGCCCAATGGTCGCGCATCTGATCCGCGCGACCGAACGCTTTAACGATCGCATGGGCAACCAGTTTGGCGCGGCCATTACTTACTTCTCGTTCCTGTCGATGATCCCCATCATGATGGTGTCGTTCGCCGCCGCCGGTTTTATCCTCGCCTCGCATCCGACGCTGTTGCAGGACATCTTTAATAAGATCCTGACAAGCGTTAGCGACCCGACGATGGCTTCCACCTTAAAAAATACGCTGAACATCGCCGTGCAGCAGCGCACCACCGTGGGTATTGTCGGGCTGGCTGTCGCCCTCTATTCCGGTGTGAACTGGATGGGCAACCTGCGTGAAGCCATTCGCGCCCAGTCGCGCGATGTCTGGGAGCGCAACTCGCAGGATGAAGAGAAGATTTGGGTGAAGTACTTCCGCGATTTTATCTCGCTGATTGGCCTGTTGGTGGCGCTGATTATTACCCTCTCCATCACCTCGGTAGCTGGAGCCGCGCAAGAACTTATCATCTCTACGCTGCATCTTAATTACATAGAGTGGCTAAAACCGGCGTGGGGAGGGATTGGCCTGCTGATTTCGATTTGTGCCAACTACCTGCTGTTCTTCTGGATCTTCTGGCGGTTGCCGCGCCATCGCCCGCGTAAACGCGCGCTGATTCGCGGCACGTTTATCGCCGCGATTGGTTTTGAGGTGATCAAAATCGTGATGACCTGGACACTGCCGTCGCTGGTGAAATCGCCGTCGGGCGCGGCATTCGGCTCGGTGCTGGGCCTGATGGCGTTCTTCTACTTCTTCGCCCGCCTGACGCTGTTCTGTGCCGCATGGATTGCCACGGCGCAATACAAAGATGACCCGCTGATGCCGGGTAAACGCTACCGCTAA